In one window of Gymnogyps californianus isolate 813 chromosome 7, ASM1813914v2, whole genome shotgun sequence DNA:
- the B3GALT1 gene encoding beta-1,3-galactosyltransferase 1, producing the protein MASKVSCLYVLTVVCWASALWYLSITRPTSSYTGHRQLSSISVARKNVSFGNIRTRPINPHSFDFLINEPNKCEKSIPFLVILISTTHKEFDARQAIRETWGDENNFKGIKIATLFLLGKNADPVLNQMVEQESQIFHDIIVEDFIDSYHNLTLKTLMGMRWVATFCSKAKYVMKTDSDIFVNMDNLIYKLLKPNTKPRRRYFTGYVINGGPIRDVRSKWYMPRDLYPDSNYPPFCSGTGYIFSADVAELIYKTSLHTRLLHLEDVYVGLCLRKLGIHPFQNSGFNHWKMAYSLCRYRRVITVHQITPEEMHRIWNDMSSKKHLRC; encoded by the coding sequence ATGGCTTCAAAGGTCTCATGCTTATACGTTTTGACAGTAGTTTGTTGGGCAAGCGCTCTTTGGTACTTAAGTATAACTCGTCCTACTTCCTCCTACACTGGCCACAGACAACTCAGTAGCATATCCGTAGCCAGAAAAAACGTTTCCTTTGGCAACATAAGAACTCGACCTATAAATCCACATTCCTTTGACTTTCTCATCAATGAACCCAACAAATGTGAGAAAAGCATCCCTTTCTTGGTCATTCTTATCAGCACAACTCACAAAGAGTTTGATGCAAGGCAAGCCATTCGAGAAACGTGGGGAGACGAAAACAActttaaaggaattaaaatcGCCACACTATTTCTTCTCGGAAAAAATGCAGATCCTGTGTTAAATCAAATGGTAGAGCAAGAAAGCCAAATTTTTCACGACATTATTGTGGAGGATTTTATCGACTCTTATCATAACCTCACTCTGAAAACGTTGATGGGGATGAGGTGGGTAGCAACGTTTTGTTCAAAAGCAAAGTACGTTATGAAGACAGACAgtgatatttttgtaaatatggATAATCTTATTTATAAGCTGCTCAAACCTAACACCAAACCAAGGAGAAGGTACTTCACTGGTTACGTTATAAATGGAGGACCAATAAGAGATGTTCGCAGTAAGTGGTACATGCCGAGAGATTTGTATCCCGACAGCAATTACCCACCCTTCTGTTCAGGCACTGGCTACATTTTTTCAGCTGACGTAGCAGAACTGATTTACAAAACCTCCCTTCATACCAGACTTCTTCATCTTGAAGACGTGTACGTTGGACTCTGTCTTCGGAAGCTGGGCATTCACCCCTTCCAAAACAGTGGCTTCAATCACTGGAAAATGGCCTACAGCTTGTGCAGGTACCGCAGGGTGATCACAGTGCACCAGATAACACCAGAAGAAATGCACAGAATTTGGAATGACATGTCCAGCAAGAAACATCTTAGATGTTAA